The Apium graveolens cultivar Ventura chromosome 6, ASM990537v1, whole genome shotgun sequence genome contains a region encoding:
- the LOC141667512 gene encoding homeobox-leucine zipper protein HAT4-like encodes MMIHQREDHLGLSLSLSFPSETHQPSASSSPLQLNLTPPSMTTPSIPPFNLLHSTSLAKKETSDRSILDACRVETRSFLKGIDVNRLPATTVDMEEEAGVSSPNSTISSVSGKRSLERSETDNRDDLLDCSRGLINSDEEDGDNSRKKLRLSKDQSAVLEDSFKEHNTLNPKQKLALAKRLGLRPRQVEVWFQNRRARTKLKQTEVDCEFLKRCCENLTDENRRLMKEVQELRALKLSPQFYMQMTPPTTLTMCPSCERVSAPPPSSTGPSSTPVETPRSHHSGSSHHRVPFNPWAIVPAGHRSFDAVHH; translated from the exons ATGATGATTCATCAAAGAGAAGATCACTTGGGTCTAAGCCTAAGCTTGTCCTTTCCATCAGAAACTCACCAGCCTTCTGCATCTTCATCACCACTTCAACTTAACTTAACACCACCTTCCATGACTACCCCTTCAATCCCACCTTTCAATCTCTTGCACTCCACCTCTCTCGCCAAAAAAGAAACCTCAG ATCGGAGCATTCTTGATGCATGCAGAGTCGAGACAAGGTCATTTCTGAAGGGAATCGACGTGAACCGGCTACCGGCGACGACGGTGGACATGGAAGAAGAAGCTGGTGTGTCATCACCCAACAGCACTATTTCAAGTGTGAGTGGAAAAAGAAGTCTTGAGAGATCCGAGACTGATAACAGAGATGATCTTCTAGATTGTTCTAGAGGCTTGATCAATAGTGATGAAGAAGATGGTGATAATTCTAGAAAAAAACTCAGGCTTTCTAAAGATCAGTCTGCTGTTCTTGAAGATAGTTTTAAGGAACACAACACTCTCAATCCA AAGCAAAAGCTGGCCTTGGCAAAAAGATTAGGGTTGAGACCTCGTCAGGTGGAGGTTTGGTTCCAGAACAGAAGGGCAAG GACTAAGTTGAAGCAAACTGAGGTTGATTGTGAGTTCTTGAAAAGATGTTGTGAGAATCTAACAGATGAAAATAGGAGACTGATGAAGGAAGTTCAAGAACTGAGGGCACTTAAATTATCCCCACAGTTCTATATGCAAATGACCCCTCCCACAACCCTCACCATGTGTCCTTCATGTGAGCGTGTCTCGGCTCCACCACCGTCTTCAACCGGCCCATCCTCCACACCCGTCGAGACCCCACGGTCCCATCATTCGGGTTCTAGTCACCATCGCGTTCCTTTTAATCCATGGGCCATTGTACCTGCAGGTCACCGATCTTTCGATGCAGTTCACCATTGA
- the LOC141666860 gene encoding uncharacterized protein LOC141666860 translates to MAETGSIISKQQRLASSKVQENTQSPSKFYNQFLYKIVIVSVFLLVLPFFPSQAPDFINQTLHTTSWEILQLIFVGIAVSYGLFSKRNDETEKDVNSSKFDNAQSYVSGLLQVSSVFDDETESPSGTYDNKVQTWNSQYYRGEPPMVTVAPETSVLDQEQKSTGEKTLLLPVRSLKSRVPWRDESSVRGVSLDRSGSNLVSKQFSRSSSTSRTGEAGGGSTPPPPKIEENTVLRSPIPWRSRSGRLEMKDDMENPFYTLPPSMEESKSNKIESHTFSSQSFKNSVPKTNSPPKNLSPTPSLSSDFKSQNVEDLVRRKSFRKSTLPIPPPPPPPPFFHKSRLSSSSSSDKNDEIFPSKDLRRSVRSVPNKLSTNNREDFKNSSKTGEGAEWWTRTSSDGATMSKYVETRDEELKRAAKGGGSNDDFVNVMEEKRLKDLETTFIKNRGYPDKIIRENPSFMPNQTFTDFQKEETKQNLVEDVLLETEDEDSETDDDGEDEFDELLGYGNQAVTHNSATEGGPDVDKKADEFIAKFREQIRLQRIASVRKSAGEQQKKIR, encoded by the coding sequence ATGGCAGAAACAGGCTCAATTATCTCCAAACAACAAAGACTGGCTTCTTCGAAAGTCCAAGAAAATACTCAGAGTCCAAGTAAGTTCTACAACCAGTTTCTCTACAAAATTGTCATTGTTTCAGTTTTCCTACTTGTACTCCCTTTTTTCCCTTCACAAGCCCCTGATTTCATCAATCAAACTTTACACACTACAAGTTGGGAAATTCTCCAGCTTATCTTTGTTGGTATTGCTGTTTCTTATGGCCTATTTAGCAAGCGAAACGATGAAACAGAAAAGGACGTAAATAGCTCTAAATTTGATAATGCTCAATCATATGTGTCTGGATTGCTTCAAGTTTCATCAGTTTTTGATGATGAAACTGAAAGTCCATCTGGTACATATGACAATAAAGTTCAAACCTGGAATTCTCAATATTATAGAGGTGAACCGCCAATGGTTACTGTAGCTCCAGAGACTTCTGTTCTTGATCAGGAACAGAAAAGTACTGGAGAAAAAACTTTGCTTTTGCCTGTTAGAAGCCTAAAATCACGAGTTCCTTGGCGCGACGAGTCTAGTGTTAGAGGTGTATCCCTGGATAGGTCTGGTTCAAATTTGGTTTCAAAGCAATTTTCAAGAAGTTCTAGTACATCAAGAACCGGGGAGGCAGGCGGAGGTTCAACTCCGCCTCCTCCAAAAATAGAAGAAAATACTGTTCTTCGTTCGCCAATTCCATGGAGATCAAGATCAGGAAGACTGGAAATGAAAGATGACATGGAAAATCCTTTTTATACTTTGCCTCCTTCAATGGAGGAAAGTAAATCAAACAAGATCGAGTCACATACTTTCAGCTCTCAGTCATTTAAAAATTCTGTTCCAAAGACCAATTCACCACCAAAAAATCTTTCTCCAACACCGTCCTTATCATCTGATTTTAAATCACAAAATGTCGAAGATCTGGTGAGGAGAAAAAGTTTTCGCAAGTCTACATTGCCTATTCCTCCTCCACCACCACCTCCTCCCTTTTTCCATAAATCTCGATTATCATCATCATCTTCTAGTGACAAAAACGATGAAATTTTTCCTAGTAAGGATTTGAGAAGAAGTGTTAGAAGTGTGCCAAACAAATTGAGTACGAACAATCGAGAGGATTTTAAAAACAGTTCAAAAACAGGTGAAGGGGCAGAGTGGTGGACTAGAACTTCAAGTGATGGTGCAACAATGAGTAAGTATGTTGAAACACGTGATGAAGAATTGAAAAGGGCAGCTAAAGGTGGAGGTTCTAATGATGACTTTGTGAATGTTATGGAAGAGAAAAGACTGAAGGATCTGGAGACAACATTTATCAAGAATAGAGGCTATCCTGATAAAATTATCCGTGAAAATCCCTCCTTTATGCCTAACCAAACTTTCACTGATTTTCAGAAAGAGGAGACGAAACAAAACCTTGTTGAAGATGTTCTTCTTGAAACTGAAGACGAGGATTCTGAGACAGATGATGACGGTGAGGATGAATTTGATGAATTATTAGGCTACGGAAATCAAGCAGTGACACATAACAGTGCTACTGAAGGAGGACCTGATGTTGATAAGAAGGCTGATGAATTTATAGCTAAATTTCGTGAGCAGATTCGGCTTCAGAGAATTGCATCAGTGCGAAAATCTGCAGGGGAACAACAAAAGAAGATAAGGTGA